Part of the Diabrotica virgifera virgifera chromosome 6, PGI_DIABVI_V3a genome, ACACCTGATGGGTCTCTTGCAGTCTAATTTGTAATTGTGATGCAGTTACAGTGAGATCTCGCAATGCCTGTAACCTAAGAAAACGGTCTTCAATCTGGTTAGTTATTGTACAGTATGACGTTCAGCAACGTCACCAGTTTCATGAAACCTTAACCACAAACAGTTAATGACATTACTGTTCGTGTGAAGGACATCAGCAACGTCTCTGGATGCAACGTCATCAGCAACgtcaaattggatgcaaagtgcttaaaatagagcacaatggacaaaaatgagggaggcctatgtccagcaagggacgcaaagggctggatgatgaaggtgtttctccagtgtgcactctcaaatgtgttgtCAAATAATTTGCCTGAGTAAATTGCTtggaacaaatttcacacttataaggtgtTTCTCCATTAAAAGAATTTTTATGAGCAAACTCCATAAGGCAAATTTCACATTTCAATGTTTTTTCTTTAGTTATTAGATTTGTAGGTTGTTCTTTATTACCAGTAAGAAGAGCAAGGAAGAGGTGTATAGACGAAGTGAGAtccgatgctaaagagatattgagggtgaaTAACTAgaggagagcagccagggacAAAGATACTTGGAGGGGGATGCTTGAGGAGACGGGTACAGCTTAAGCTGTAGTACCACAGGAGAGACAGAGATAGAGCCCTAAATTAGTGATATCAAACTGGACAGGAAGAAACAAGACTCATCACATATTGCAAGCTCATTCATTATGACTCTGATTCACTCCCACATCTGATTTCAAAGTACTAACGTCAAAGCACTCGCTATTTTGAGGTTTATCTCTAGTGTGCAATATCATATGGTGTTTCAAATGATTTGACAGCGTAAACTGCTTATAACATATATCACACTTGTAAggtgtttctccagtgtgcaatctcatATGCCGTTTAAAattatttgtctgactaaactgcttaaaacaaattttacacttgtaaGGTGTTTCTCCACTGTGCAATACCATGTGCCGTTTCAGATCACTTTTTGTAGTAAAATTCTTcagacaaatttcacacttgtaaggtttttccccagtgtgcactctagAATGTGATTTTAACGCACTACCGTCTCTAAacggcttaaaacaaatttcacacttgtaaggtttatTTGCAGTGTGCAATCGCATGTGGTTTTTCAAATTGCTTTCcagagtaaactgcttaaaacaaatttcacacttgtatggcgTTTCTCCACTGTGCACTATCATATGCCGTTTCAAATTATTTGTCTGAGTAAagtgctttaaacaaatttcacacttgtaaggtgtttctccagtgtgtactctcaaatgcgTTTTCAAATTATTTGCCTGAGtgaattgcttaaaacaaatttcacatttgtaaggtgtttctccagtgtgcaatctcatATGGCGTACCAAAGCAATGGACTGagcaaactgcttaaaacaaatttcacacttgtaaggtgtttctccagtgtgcactctcaaatgtgttgtCAAATAATTTGCCTGAGTAAATTGCTTTGAACAAATGTCACATTTATAAGGTGTTTCTCCGCTGTGAACAGTCATAtgatttttaaaagaatttttatgAACAAACTGCTTAAGGCAAATTTTACACATGTAAGGCCTTTCTCCAGTGTGCATTTTTATATGATGTTTCAAACTATCTGCCCGAGAAAACTgcctaaaacaaatttcacacttgtaaggtttatctccagtgtgcaatctcaaatgtattttcaaattacTCTGTccactaaactgtttaaaacaaatttcacacttgtaaggatTTTCTGCAGCGTGAATTTTCATATGCTGATTTAAGTATCTTTTTCTAACAAACTGCTTaacacaaatttcacatttgaaTGTTTTTTCTTTAGCAATTAGTTTCATAGGTTGTTTTTTATTAGTTGAATGCATGtctattgtttttataatttccaAAGTGTTCTCTTCGGAACATcctaaaaaaaacaaaatatataaaaaaagttattctgcgagaaaaaaataaaagaagcGATCACTGTTTGCACATTAGAGCAGCACATTTAAGAATTAAAGATAACACCACCTTCCAAACtataacatcttaaaacaaatgCATGGTGATTATGAATGTTGAGTTCCTTTCACTGATGGAAGCTATTAATTTCAAATGATCCATATACGAACACTATGGATTATAGAAGATCAACCTTCAATACTTTTAACTAcagtattgtttttttttgtatcatAAAACCTAAGTCAGTGGAGTTTAGTAGCTAGAATAGATGGTTCATCGATAGATAGAACCACAGTAAATTCAATGATTTCCCAACACAATAATCATGCCTATTCTGTACCTTATTTCGATGATATAAGTAaggaaaatcgaatagaagtggccaAATCGAGTAGAAATAGTCCAAATCGGGTTTTCAGCcgctggattccgtgcactgtagatatctacagtcgccttctatcgatgtcacgtgtcatgaaaatatttgaatttttagctttaattgaattattttctagttttgctaggttatactctaattgatgttgaagtgacacttagtaaaacaagaaaatatttgaattaaaactaaaaattcaaatattttcatgacaattgccatcgacagaaagcgactgtagatatctacagtgcacggaatctaggcccagaACTATTTTGAAATCTCTACAATCGGAATAGTGAATAGAAATTACTTTGGACAGCATTGACCCTGTCGAAATAAGTTTGCGATATCGGAATTTTgcttgacgcaagcgcattttatttaattttgttttgacgtttataatttgtatctaataaaaataatttattactccttatttataattatttatagtgtttatacgctctgagcttcgctggtgtcgctcctggcggattactaattcaactttcatcggtaatttttaaatttattatttaattgttatcgcttaatatttacaacgctaaaaagtaattaaattgtaacagatttttttaagattttgctaatcattttgacgttctattgatgaaatattaatttcttacttcggatactttcacaattatcgtgtagatggcgctatgattaatgattaattatttataattacatattacggaacattaaaaaaacgtaaattcagtatttaaaacgtaagtatatttaaagtaaaaatatataccacagctttgaccaactaatattttttataattaatgtttttagttttaattttaaattaatcactttgacatttatgtcaaatttccggtaaacgtttacagacttgccactactggcactcgcgaatttataaatatcccctctacgtacgagctcacagcgtatactttTTTTGTAGCTGCTTAAttttttagtctgtggtgttatttatttagataataattgt contains:
- the LOC126886551 gene encoding zinc finger protein 227-like, which encodes MEVKREFSGATCKVEIYSNKVDDPILDSFKNEIKEEPNIGSTHDTLDNLDIKEFSLNTELEDDNQLTPFEEIPRNKEGCSEENTLEIIKTIDMHSTNKKQPMKLIAKEKTFKCEICVKQFVRKRYLNQHMKIHAAENPYKCEICFKQFSGQSNLKIHLRLHTGDKPYKCEICFRQFSRADSLKHHIKMHTGERPYMCKICLKQFVHKNSFKNHMTVHSGETPYKCDICSKQFTQANYLTTHLRVHTGETPYKCEICFKQFAQSIALVRHMRLHTGETPYKCEICFKQFTQANNLKTHLRVHTGETPYKCEICLKHFTQTNNLKRHMIVHSGETPYKCEICFKQFTLESNLKNHMRLHTANKPYKCEICFKPFRDGSALKSHSRVHTGEKPYKCEICLKNFTTKSDLKRHMVLHSGETPYKCKICFKQFSQTNNFKRHMRLHTGETPYKCDICYKQFTLSNHLKHHMILHTRDKPQNSECFDVSTLKSDVGVNQSHNE